Part of the Polyangiaceae bacterium genome, GCCGCTCTTCGCGACCAGCCTGTTCGCGCCCGGCGACTACCTGCCGCCGCTGGCGCTGGCGCGCCTGCACGGCTCCTGGACTCGGGGCATCCAGGCGCTCGAGCGTGGCGAAGACGAGCTGGAGGACTTCCTGCTCGAGCGCATCGAGGCCCACGGTGGCGAGTGCCGGCTTTCGCAGCGCGCCACCGCGCTGGTGGTGCGCTTGGGCAAGATCGCCGGCGTGCTCGAGGACGGTGAGGAGGAGATCACCGGCGCCGACTCCGTCGTGACGGACTTGTCCGGCGAAGCCGTCGCCGACCTGTCCGGCGGCGACGGCATCACCGCGGGGGCGCGCCGTGACTGGCCGCGCCTCACCGCCAGCGCCGGACGCTTCGTCGTCAGCCTGGTAGTGAAGCGCGCCGCATTGCCGGATCCACTCGGGGCCGAAGCCTTCCTGACCGCGCGCTCCGGGGCGAGGCCGGACCCTCGCCGCCCGGCCGTCCACCTGCAGCGCCTGGATACGGGCAGCGACGAGAGCACGCTGGTGGCGGAGACGGTGCTGCCGCTGCGCGGTCCGCTCACGGTGCTCGAGGCGCGCGAGGCCGTCTTGGCCACGCTGCGCGAGCACTTGCCCTTCCTGGACGACCACATCCTGATCGTGGACTCTCCCCACGACGGGCTACCTCTCCTCGACAGCAGCCGGGGCTCGCCGCGCGAGATGGACCGCATCCACCTGAGCCACGCGACGGCCGGCACGGAGCCCATGCAGTGGCTCTGGAGCGTCGAGCCCACCGGCTACCTCGACCTCGGCGGCGAGCCGATCCGTGGCCCGATCCCAGGCACGTTCCTCGTGGGTTCCACGGTACTGCCCGCGCTGGGCCAGGAGGGTCAGCTGCTCGCGGCTTGGGGGGCGGCTCGCATCATCACCCACAGGGACAAGGGACGCCAGAAGATGCGCCGCCAGATGTGGACGAAGATAGAAACGTAGTATCCTTCACCCGATGCTACGCACGCTCTCCGCGGTGCTCTTTGCCTTCGGCCTGTTCCTCAC contains:
- a CDS encoding phytoene dehydrogenase is translated as MTARHFDVVVLGRSLGALSAAALLARRDFRVLLLGQGQRPPSYEYERFRLKRRAFTLLFGASPVWSRMLHELAQSPRFRRMVRPLDPMFVVSSEGRHLEVPPEMELFTREIDREFPEVRQLVDELYASFAQVNAAVDAVFEKDAVWPPGTLWERIETRRASALLPLVRGAETDLLGKFPVGHPYREIVTLPPLFATSLFAPGDYLPPLALARLHGSWTRGIQALERGEDELEDFLLERIEAHGGECRLSQRATALVVRLGKIAGVLEDGEEEITGADSVVTDLSGEAVADLSGGDGITAGARRDWPRLTASAGRFVVSLVVKRAALPDPLGAEAFLTARSGARPDPRRPAVHLQRLDTGSDESTLVAETVLPLRGPLTVLEAREAVLATLREHLPFLDDHILIVDSPHDGLPLLDSSRGSPREMDRIHLSHATAGTEPMQWLWSVEPTGYLDLGGEPIRGPIPGTFLVGSTVLPALGQEGQLLAAWGAARIITHRDKGRQKMRRQMWTKIET